In a single window of the Mugil cephalus isolate CIBA_MC_2020 chromosome 6, CIBA_Mcephalus_1.1, whole genome shotgun sequence genome:
- the LOC125009371 gene encoding claudin-19 encodes MANTGLQLLGFFISLVGVATTVAATFMVEWKKQAQGKTHRIYEGLWMSCSGNERTTCEIHESLLKLPTEVQATRAVMLFSLFLSAVALMVSTVGMKCTRFMDGMPENKATTAMIGGVMFMISGLLTIIITSWYVKMIVDTFHETHRLHSYEFGKAVFVSWAGGLLTMAGGTFLSCRRCCKSKSPESMSSNLLATTNPKSNYV; translated from the exons ATGGCCAACACTGGATTACAGCTCCTCGGTTTCTTCATCTCACTGGTCGGAGTCGCTACCACTGTTGCCGCTACTTTCATGGTGGAGTGGAAGAAGCAAGCTCAGGGCAAGACGCACCGCATCTATGAGGGCTTGTGGATGAGCTGCAGTGGCAATGAGCGAACAACCTGTGAAATCCACGAGTCCCTGCTGAAGCTGCCAA ctgaggtCCAGGCCACCAGAGCGGTGATGCTGTtcagcctcttcctctctgctgtgGCGCTGATGGTCTCCACAGTGGGGATGAAGTGCACCCGCTTCATGGATGGCATGCCCGAGAACAAAGCCACGACGGCTATGATCGGAGGAGTCATGTTCATGATTTCAG GTTTATTgacaatcatcatcacctcctgGTATGTCAAAATGATTGTTGACACCTTCCATGAAACACATCGTCTACACAG TTATGAGTTTGGTAAAGCAGTGTTTGTCAGCTGGGCCGGTGGACTCCTCACTATGGCCGGTGGCACCTTTCTGAGCTGCAGGAGATGCTGCAAGTCTAAATCCCCGGAGTCCATGAGCTCCAATCTCCTCGCTACCACCAACCCCAAGTCCAACTACGTATAG